The DNA window GCCGCGCGCAGCCGACCGGACGGGATCTACCGGTACTCGGCGAGACGGGGGTAGACACCCGCCACGATCAGAACGCCGACCGCGACGGCCATCGCGGGGACCTGCCAGTACCGGCCGGCGAGTTCGCGCTCCCCGGCGGTGACAGCGTCCCCGAACGTCTCCCGGTGGGAGGCGATCAACGACTCCACGGACGCGTCGTAGGAGCGGAACGTCTCCGACACGGAGTCCTTGCCGTCCAGGTGCGCCTCCACCGCCGACCGGAACCGCCCGTCCTCCACCAGACCGCGCAGGTGCTGGTCGGACCGCTGGAACGCGGCGTAGCCCTCCAACACCTCGGCGAGCTCGGACTCCGCGGACCCCGTGGACGGGTTCCGCGCCTCCCGGCCCAGGAACCCGCCCACGGACGCGTCCACCCCGTCGGGGCCGTCCGCCACAGCGCGGGTCACCGCGTCCGCGTAGCCGTCTGCGCCCTCCGCGTCCACGGCGAGCACCCTCCGCGCGCCCGCCAGGTACTCCTCCTCGTACACGTCGCCACGCGCCGGGTCGAGCAGGTAGCGGTTCTGGTCGGCGTGGATGGCGGTACTCACCGCCCGCGTCTGGGAGAGGGACAGGACCGGGTCCAGCCCGTCCTCCTTGGCGGTCCGCAACTGCTGCGCCTCGGTCACCAGGATCGCGCAGGGACCCAGCGTCAGCACGGCCGCGGCGAGCGCCGCCCCGGCGATGGGCACGTTCATCCTGCGGCGGAAACGGACACTGAGGTAGTGGTGCAGCCACACCAGGATTCCGGTGGCGACGGCACCGGCGGCGACCACCCACACCGCACCGGACAGGATCGCCGACCGTTTGTCCTCGTACCTCTCGGTCACCGCGGAGCGGCTGTCCTCCATGAGCTCGGAGGCCTGCGGAAGCAGGTCCTCCTGCATGAGCGTGCTCGCCTCCCGCTGGCGCCGGAGCGCCTCGCCCGACAGGGCTCCGGCCCCCTCCCCCGCCGCGTCGTTGTGGATCCGCGCCCGGGCGACGAGCTGCTCGTAGGAACCCAGCCCGTCCATCAGCTCGCGAACGTCGTTCTCGTCCGCGTCCCCCTCGGAGGCGAGCTGCGCGGCCTGGGCCAGGGCGTGGTTCGCGTCGCCGCGGCGCTGTTCGTAGTGCCGCAGCGCCTCCGCCCGGCCGCGGCCCAGACCGTGCTCGTCACCCATCAGCAGCACGGTGGTGGCCTGCGCCTCCATGTCGCTGAGCGCGGAGTACACGTCGTGGGCGGCGATCGTCCGCGGGCCCGCGCTGTCCCCGAGCGCGTTCACCCCGTCCCGCGCCTGGCTGAGGGACACGGTGACCACCAGGAACAGCGCCGCCACGGCGGCCAGCGCCGCCAGGGTGAGTATCCGGATCCGCGACGGTGTGGTCCGCGGCCCGACGGTCTCGGGCATGCGGCCCTCCGCCCGTGCGCGCTGCACCGCCCGGGCGGCGTGGCGGTCGGCGATGTCGGGGCGCGCGGTGGAACCCTTCATCCGTCCCTCCCGGTCTCGTGCCGCACGGTGATCACCGTCCAGGCGCCCATGCGGAGTCGGTCCTCGCTGCGCAACGACACCTCCGTTCCGCTCGCCAGGGGGACGGTGTCCCCGTTGAGGGTCGTGCCGTTGGTGGAGCCCAGGTCCGCCACCGCCCAGGAACCGTCCGCCCGGGCGAGCAGCGCCGCGTGCGCGTGCGACACCGCCGGGTCCCCGGAGCAGGCGTCGAGGTCGATGCCGAGCGCGCCGCCGGGTGCGACGCCGCCGCGCCCGATGGTGACCTGCCACCCGTGCAGCACGGTCCGGTGCTGGCGCGCGTGGGACGGGAACGGGACCGCCTCGGAGTCGAGGAGGCCGCGTTCCACCATGCTCCGGTACTGGTCAAGGTCGGTGTCCACGACCGCGACCCAGCCACCGCCGCGCGCGCCGGGGCCGCGCGTGCGCGGGTGGGGAGTGCCGGTGGTGAAGTCGTAGCCGCACGCCTCACAGAACCTCCCGAACCGCACGAGTCCGCACTCGGGGCAGGGAGGCCGCGCGGGAGGCGTCCCCTCCTCCGCGGGGGCGGCCACCTCCGCGGGCTCGACGGCGCCGACCCCGCACACCCCGCACCGGTCACTGGGTGCGGGGCCGTGCCCGGCGGGACAGTGCGGCATACTCATCCCCGCCGCCCCGGTTCCGTCCCGGAGGCCGGGGTGATCGGCACGGTCCGCGTGGAGCACGTGTCCAGCGCCATGGCGTCCGTGGCCGCCACCTCCGGGCGCAGCCGCACCGTCCCGCTCACGGGGTCGACGACGTCCACGACCCGGGCCAGCAGGGCCGCGGTGGTCTCGTTGCCGGACTCGTGGGCGAGCGCCACCGCCCGCCCCAGCCGGGAGGTGGCCGTGCCGGTGTCCCCGCGCTCCCGCGCGCGCAGCCCCTCCTGGACAGCCGCCGCCAGCTCCACCTGACCGGTGTAGTGCGCCACCCGCGGTTCGATGGTGGCGGTTCTCGTCTCGTTCTCGGTCCACTCGGCGAGGATGTCGCCGTGGGCCAGCGTCCGGTCCCCGCGCGGCGTGCGGACACTGACCCGCCCCGCGCGCATGCGGCGCCCGGTGTCCGCGGGCGGCACGGACACGCGGACGTGGTACTCCCGGGTTTCCACCCCCCACGAACCGGTGGGGTAGTCGCCGTTCTGCGGGCCGCTGTCCCTGCGGCGGGCGGTGACGTCCTCGACCGTGGGGGACACCTGCCGGACGGACACGACGTCCGCCCCGCGCGGCGTCCACAGCCGCAGCTCGACGTCGGGGACGGTCTTGGCCATCGCCGACCGGGTCATGGCGCGGAAGTCCTCCGCCAGCTCCGCGGGGTCGGTGACCATACCGACGCTTCCGAGCAGCACCGAGGCCACCTCCCGGAGTTCGTCCACGTTCCAGTCGGTGCCGACACCGCGGCAGTCGCAGACGAACTCCCCCTCGTGGGCGGCGAGGACGCGGCCGAACTCCGGGGAGGGGTCGTTGTTCTTCCCGTCGGTCAGCAGGATGGCGTGCTTGAGCTCCGCCTCGGTGCGGGAGAACAGCTCCGCCGCCTGTTCCACCCACCTGCCCATCCGGGTGCCGCCGCCAGCCGTCAGGCCCCGCAGCGCCTCCTTGGCGGCGGCGCGGCTCCGCGGGTCCGCCGTGGCCAGCTCCCGCCGCGTCGGGTAGACCATGGTGGCGGTGTGGTCGCCCGCCACCAGCGCGAACCGCGCCCCCTCGCGCAGCGTGTCCACGGCGGCGCGGGCGGCCCGCCGGGCGTGGGCGAGCCGGTCACCGTACATCGACCCCGAGGTGTCCAGGATGATGACCTCCGCCGGGGGTTCCTGCGCGCCGGGGGCACCACCGCCGTCGGAGGCGACGGTCACGACGGCGTGCACCTCGGTGCCACCGGGGGGAAGGTACTGGTTCTGCGCGACGCGCACGGTGAAACCGGGCTGCTCCGGAGCGTCCGGCATCCCTACACCCACGTCCAGGGCCGGATCCTGTTGGCGCGGTCGATGAGAGCGTAGCGGTCGGCGTCCCCGGCGGTACGGGCCAGCATCCGGTAGGTGTGCTCCAGGTTGCGGCGCAGCCCCTCCTCGTGCATGGGGTTGCCCAGCAGCGTCGGGGGGTGCGGGTTCGCCGCGGCGGGACGCGCCAGCCGCAGCGCCGCCTCGAGCAGCCGGATCGCGAGGCGCTGGTGGGACTCGTCCGGCAGTTTCAGCCCCTCCAACCGGTCTCCGGCCTCGCGCAGGTCGTGGTCGCCGGGCGGCTGGGAGCCGGCGCTGGTGATCAGCGCCTCGACAGCCGCTATCCGCGCGTGCGCGCGCAGGTTGGACAGCTCCGGAACCGTGTCCAGGGTGCGCACGGCCTCCGCCCGCTCCCCGCCGGCCAGGTACAGCCGCGCGAGGCCGAAGGCGGCGCTGACGTAGGCGTGGTCGGTGTTCCACAACAGCGCGTAGTACCGCGCGGCGGTCTCGGGTGCGCCGTCGCACTCGCAGGCCATCCCCAGGGCGAGCTTGGGCGCGGCCTCCCCGGGAAGGCGGTCCCGGATCTCCTCGAACTGCTCCCGGGCGCCAGCGGTGTCGCCGGAGCTCAACGCCAGCGCGGCCAGGTACCAGAACGCCCGCCAGTCCTGGGACGTGAACATCCGCAGCGGGACGTGGGCGTCCTCGGGCCGCCGCAGGTTGATGTGGGCGCGGGCCAGCATCAACCGGATCTCCGGGGTCGGGTCGTCGACCTCCTCCAGGGTCGCCGCGAGCTGTTCGGTGGGGACACCGGACAGGCCGGCGAGGAAACCGGCCGCGGGGTCGTCGGGGTCGACCAGCGGTGTGGGCAGGTCCACGGCGGCAGCGGACGGGTCGGGCGTCCGCAGCATCTGGTCGACCTCGTCGATCGTGGCGGCGCTGCCGGCGTTGGACGCGAAGTGTTCCGGGCTGAACAGGGTGGAACGCGCCGGGTACGGGCGCCCCCGTTCGTGCGAGAGCACCTCCCGCAGCACCCCGGTGAGTTGTTCCGCCATCGTCGCCGCGTCCTGGAACCGCAGTGCGGGTTCGGGGTTCGTGGCGCGGCGCAGGAACCGGTCGTAGGAGGGGTAGCGGGCGAGCAGGGGCTCCTCGCTGGGGTCCGGCAGGCTGTGCGGATACTGGCGGACGTAGTCGAACCGGAAACTGAGCACGGCGAGGGCCCGGCCGACGGCGTACAGGTCGGAACTGACCGTGGGCCCGATCCCGCAGAGTTCGCTCTCGGGAACCCGGTAGCCGGCCGTGGCGTACACCGGGCTCACCGTGTCCTCCATCCTGCGCATCCCGCCCAGGTCGATGAGTTTGATCTGCTCCTCGCTCTGGATGACGTTCTCCGGTTTGAAGTCGCAGTACAACAGGCCGGCGCTGTGCAGGTAGCCCAAGGCGCGCACCGCCTCCAACCCGTAGGCGATGACGTGCTCGACGGGCAGGCCGTCCTCCCCGCCGCTGCGTGCGCGCCGCTCCTGGTTCAGTTCCCCCAGCGACTTCCCGCCGATGTACTCCATGACGATGTGGCCGACCGCCTCGCCGGTGCGCGGGTCGGGGTGCCGCACGAAGTTGTGGATCTTCACGATGCTGGGGTGCTCGACCTCGGCCAGCATGGAGCGCTCCACCGCCGCGGTCTTGTGGGCCTCGGCGTCGCCGCTGTTGAGCAGGCCCTTGAGGACGACCCACCTGCCGTCCACGTTGTGGTCCCGTGCCAGGTAGGTCCAGCCGAGTCCGCCGTGGGCCAGACACCCCAGCACCTCGTACTGGCCGGCCACCCACTCCCCGGGTGAGATCTTGGGTGCGAACGAGAACTCCACGCCGCACGACCAGCAGAACCCCTCCGTCCGGCCCGGAACCCCGTCGTGCGACCGTCCCACCGCCGCGCTGCAGTTGCCGCAGAACCGCTTGCGTTCGGCGACGACCGGGTTCGTCATGACCGCGTCCTGCGGGTCCCGGTAGGGAACCGGCGGAACGTCCACCATCCCCAGCCCGAGGGTGCCGCGCGTGGCCGGTTCGGCCCAGGGGCTGGCCCATTCCAGTGACTCCCGCCCGGTGGCGGGCCACTCGGTTTCGGCGAGGTCGGGAGCGGAGTCCTGGCCTCCCCCCGGAACAGCGGCGCCGCCCGGCGCCGCGACGGGCCGGGAGAGTAGGGGCTCCATGCCGCACACGTCGCAGAAACCGTCGTCGATCTCGCCGGTGCAGTGGGGGTCGGTGCACTGGTTCATGTCGCTGTGTCCCGCGCCGCCGCACCCGCGCCAGCGGCCACCGCCGCTCCGCTGTCGACCCGTACGCGCACGGCGTCGGCGCCCCTCCTCTCTCCGCTCACCCCGCTCCCGGCGGACGTCCCGGCAACGCGGCGGCCCGGCCGTGGCGCCCACCGGAACCGGTCGACCGTGCCCGCCGGCCACGCGCCGCCGGAGAACACGGATCGTGCATCAGGCCCTCTCAGGGAGTGTCGTCGCCACACGGCCGGCACACAAGAGGATGCGTCCAATTCGACCGTGTCCAGCCGATCCGGCCGGCGGGGCCGGTCAGCTCAACCAGCCGGGTCGGACCACTCCCGCCTCGTAGGCGAACACGACCAACTGCGCCCGGTCCCGCGCCCCCAGTTTGGTCATGACCCGACTGACGTGGGTTTTCGCGGTAGCGGGGCTGACGACCAGGCGCTGGGCGAGCTCCTCGTTCGACAGGCCGTTGGCGACCGCCGTGAGGACCTCCCGCTCCCGTTCGGTGAGGCCGTTCAGTTCCGGTGTCGGGGGCGGGTCCTTGATCCGGCCGGCGAACTCCCCGATGAGCCGCCGGGTGACCGAGGGCGCAAGCAGCGCCTCACCCCGCGCCACGACCCGGACCCCGTGGATGAGCTCCGCCGGTTCGGTGTCCTTCACCAGGAAACCGCTGGCTCCGGCCTTCAACCCGCTGTACACGTACTCGTCCAGGTCGAACATGGTCAGGATGACCACCCGGACATCGCGCAGCTGCGGTTCGGCGACGATCGCGCGGGTGGCGGCCACCCCGTCGACGCGGGGCATCCGGACGTCCATCAGCACCACGTCGGGGCGGTGCTCCCGGGCGGCCCGGAGCGCTTCGGTGCCGTCACCCGCCTCGGCGACCACCGATATGTCGTCCTCCCCGTCGAGCATCGAACGGAACCCGGCCCGCACCAGTTGCTGGTCGTCGGCCAGGACGACTCGGACGACACCGTCCCGCTCCACACCGGACCCCCCTCTCTCTGCCACCCCCGGAACCGGGATCACACTCCTTCCTACCAACAGGACCGCCCCTCGTTCCCGGGTTCGGGGAGGTGCGGCGCGAGGACGCCAGGTACCACCACTCCCACCGGTGGGGTTCGCACTACGGACACCCGTCCCGCCGCGCGCCGCCCCAGCACCGCTGGGGCGGCGTCCCTGTCACTCGACGGGGTACCCACTCCTCATCCCCCTCGGCCATGCCGACGCGGCACCGGCCGCACCGCCCGCGAGGGGCCGCGTCCGTCACACAGGCCCTGGGCGCCACCGCACGACGGCAGCAGCGCCACCACCCGGAACCCGCCCGCGGGCCGCGGCGCCGCGGAAAAGCTGCCGCCGAGGGCGGTGACACGCTCGCGCATCCCCCGTATCCCCGCGCCCTCCACGGCGCCGGGTTCGGGACCGCAGCCGTCGTCGTCGACACTGACCCGCAGCCGGGCGGGGCCGTAACGCACCGACACGCGCACCGACCGGGCCCGCGCGTGCCGCAGCGCGTTGGTCAGCGCCTCCTGGACCACGCGGTAGGCGACGAGTCCCACGGAGGCGGGAAGCTCCACCTCCCGCCCCGCGGTTTCCACCGCCACCGGAAGCCCCTCAGCGGTGAACCGGTCCGCGAGGTCGGTGAGCTGGTCCAGGGACGGTGCCGCGGTACGGGGCATGGTCTCCTCACCCGCCCGGTTCAGCACGCCCATCGTGCGGCGCACCTCCCGCAGGGTCTCCGTGCTGGCCGTGCGGATGGTCTCCAGCGCGGCCCGGGTCCGTTGCGGGTCGCACTGGTGCGTGGCCGCGTTGGCCTGCACGTTCACCAGCGAGATGTTGTGCGCGACGACGTCGTGCAGCTCCCGCGCCACCCGCATCCGCTCCTCGGTGGCGCGCCTGCGCACCTCCTCGTCCCGGCCGCGTTCGGCCTCGGCCGCACGGTGCTGCGCCTCGCGCAGGTAGTCACGCCGGCCGAGGACGATCTCGCAGGCGGCGACGACCGCGAGCACCCACCCGAGCACGGCCAGCGACCTGCCCAACTCGGCGTCGACGAGTTCCGCCGACGCGAACGCGCCCAGGGCGAGGCCCACACCGGTGTAGGCCCACCGCCGGTGGCCGTCGGCGGCCAGCCGCAGGCTTCCGGCGACGAACGCCAGCCAGGCCGTCCCGTTGTCGACCGGGCCCAGCACGTAGTACAGCGGTGTCGCCGCGCCCACGGTGAGGGCGGTCACCGCGGGGAAGCGGCCCGCCGCCGCGAGGGAGGCGGCGGCGCACAGCAGCGCGGCGAAGCCCGCCAGACGCGGCTGGACACCGGAGCTCTCCGCGACGAGGAGTTCCGTTCCGGTGGTGACGGCACCCACCGCCACCGCCAGCATCCCGTCAACAGCCGCGGCCGGCAGGCGGGAGAGCGGGTTTCCCGCCGGCGTTCCTTCCGAGGGTGTCCTGTCCGGCACGATCAGGTTTCCCTGCGCCACAGGAACACGGCCGGAGCCGCGAGGCCGCCCGCGAGCGCGAGGACCGACGGTGCGAGCCTCATCGCCCGCAACCACGTCGGCGGTTCGCCGGTGGCCACCATCCCGACGATGCCGATCGCCTCCGACACGAGGAGCCCCAGCAGGAACCCGCCGAGCATCCCGAGCACGGCCACGCCGAGCGTCCTGAGTACCGTCATCGCTTCCGCCTCTCTCCCGGTTGTCCTGGCTACCGTCAGGGTGGGGAGGAGACGGGGCCGTGGTCGTCCCACCGCGGTGGACACCCGGTCTGCATCCCCGGATGGAGTCGTGCCCCCCGATCCCCGCCGAAAGTAGGGGACGGGCGACCGCCGAACGTGGTCCCTACCGCCCGGGTGGCACGATTCCGCTGGTCCCGGCCCCGGCTACGTCCGTCACACCGCACCCGTGGTTACGATGTGTTCCTGCCGGGGAACGTTTCGCTACCGCGAGAGGCGCCGACGCACCGCGCCTGTTGCCCGGGCACTCCGTGGAGAGGGGGGTCGACCACTCGATGGGCACTGACGACTCCGGCCAGAGGGCCGACGGGACGGACTCGAAGGGCCGCCACCCCGGGATCCGTGAGGACCAGGTGGAGAGCGCCCTCGACACCATGGTCGCGGGAGGACGACCGCGGTTGTACCGGACGTTCCCGGAACTGTTGGCTAGCGGCACCATCGCGGGCGTCGAGATCTCGCTCGGTGTGGTGGCGTTCCTCGCGGTCGAGCAGGCCACCGGGAGCAAACTGCTGGCGGGGATCGCGTTCGGTGTGGGGTTCGTCGTGCTGCTGCTGGGCAACAGCGAACTGTTCACCGAGGGGTTCCTGGTGCCGGTGGCCGTGGTCGCGGCCAAGGAAGCCAGCGTGTGGCGGCTGCTGCGCTTCTGGCTGATCACCCTGGTGGGGAACCTCCTGGGCGGTTGGATCACCATGTGGATGGTGATCACCGCGTTCCCCGACCTGACGGACACGGCGGTGAAAACGGGGAAGACGTTCGCCGAGGCGCCGCTCGACCTGGGCGGGTTCCTGCTGTCCGTGCTCGCGGGAAGCGTGATGACGCTGCTGACCCGCATGCGGATCGGCACCGAGAACGACGTCGCGCGGATCGTCGCCTCGTTCGTCGTCGCGTTCCTCGTCGCGGGGCTCGGCCTGTTCCACTCGATCCTGGACACGCTGTTCCTGTTCGGCGGTATCCACGCCGACGCCTCCTACGGCTACGCGCAGTGGCTGTCGTTCTTCGGCTGGACCGTGGTGGGCAACATGCTCGGAGGGCTCGGCCTGACGACGTTCCTGCGGCTGGTGCGCAGCCACGAACGCCTCTACGAGTGGCGCAAGGCGCGCCGGCCGGTCCAGGGGTGACGAGGGGAGTGGTGCCCTCGCGCCCGTCTCAGGCGGGGGCGCCACCATCCGGTCCGGCCCGGCGCACCCGCAGGCCCAACGCGATCAGCACCACGCCGAACACGATCGCGTAGATCCCGATGATGAAGGCGATCACCACGGCTCCGGCCGTGGGCCAGAACCACACCAGCAGACCGAAGAACACGGAGAGCGCGCCTCCCAGGATGTAGCGCCACTCCCCCTCGATCTCCTCGCGCAGTTTCACCGCGGTCAGCACCTCGAGCACGCCGGTGATGACCGCCCATGTTCCGATGAGGATCGCCAGCGCCACGACCCCGGCTCCCGGCAGCAGCAGGACCAGCAGCCCGAGGACGATGCCGACCGCGGCCTCCAGCGCCAGCGGGATCCGGTTGTTGCCCTCGGTGTGGTACGCGGAGACGGCCGCCGCTCCCCCCTCGACGATCGCGTACACCCCGAACAGGACAGCCAACGCGAACAGGGTGATACCCGGCCAGACGATGGCGACGATTCCGAACAGGACAGCCAACGCGCCGCGGACGACGAATATCCACCAGTGCCGCGCCAGGTAGTCGAGCATGCTCTCCCCCGCTCATGCATGCGATGGTCCCACTGGGGCTCTGCCCGGACACACCCGCCGCGATCATCAACAGCGGGGAAAGAATTCACCAACAGGTTTTTGCCCGCGCTCGCCGCGCTCCCCTGCGTCCCCGCGCCAGCGGGCCGACCGGCGGCGCCGTGGCGCGCCGGAACGGGCCCGAGGCACTCACCCGCCAGCGCCTTCCGTGCAGGACACGGCCTCCTATGTCACACTCCCGAAACGAAACGTGTTCATCCGGAGCTCTGCGTGAAAGGAGTCGTCGAGTGCGTCGTCCCATGATCGCCTTGGCCGTTGGCGCCGCCATGGCCCTCGGCCCCTTCGCGGCCGGCACCGCCCAGGCCTCCCCGCAGCCCCAGCCGTCCCAGGAGGATCCTCCGCCGGTGATCGAGCTTCCCCGGGAGACGATGTGCCGGATAGTCCTAGAAGGCATTCCCGGCTGCGATTAGCACGTTGGTCCGGGGCCTCCCGCTCAGGCCGGCGCCTCTGAACGGGAGGCACCGTCCGTCGGCGCCGCATGGCCCCGGCCCTCGTCGGCGCGGCGTCTCAGGGGGCGGGCGCGGGCGTGCCAGGGCGGCGGGGTGTGCGGGCGAACAGCGCCAGCACGGCGATGAGGGCGGCGGGCACGGCCATCACCAGCACCACCGGGACGTACGAGCCGGCGAGGTCGTAACCGGCCGACAGCAGCAGCGGCCCCACGGCGGTGGAACCGACCGCGACCGACTGGGTGAGCCCGCGCAGCGTGCCGAGGCTGTTGGTGCCGTAGTAGTACGGGAACGCCGCCGCCTCGACAGCGCGGGCGGCCGAGGCGGCCGCCCCGAGGGAGGCCCCGTAGGCGAGCGCCGTGACGCCGGGCGAGACCAGCGGGAGCATCGCCAGGGTGACGGCGTGTACCGCCATCGCCGCGCTGACGAGCAGTTTCGGCGAGATCCGGTCGGTGGCGGAGCTGACCGCCATGGACGCCGCCAGCCCGGCCAGGGTCTGGGGGAGGAAGTTCGCCGCGGCCTGGGTGGGGGTGAGTCCCTGTTCCCCCAGCACCGACACCTGGTGGAAGAACACCGCCGTGGTGAGCAGGCCGCTGCACGCCACGGCGCTGGTGATGGCCCAGAACATCGAGGTGCGCACGATCGCCCGCAGCGGCCACGCCGGGGATCCGTCCCCACCGTCGGTCCCGTCGGAGCTCTCCCCTTCCTCGGGCGCGCGGCGCACCCCGCGCAGCCCCCACCACGCGATGGGCAGCACCACGGCCCACACCAGGCCCGCCTCGGCGACGAACGTCCAGCGCCAGCCGAGTTCGACGATGACGCGCTCGGCCAGCAGAGGGAAGAACGAGATACCCGCGTTGCCGGCGGCCGCGGTGATCCCCAGCGCGGTTCCGCGTTTGCGGGTCACCGCTATGCCGACGGCGGTCGTGGAGATCATCGTCATCCCGCCCTGGCCCAGGGCGCGCGCACCGACGAAACCGGCGGTCAACCCGACCAGCTCCCGCACGCTGGACAGCAGGAGCAGGAACGCGCCGAACGCGAGCGCCACCGTGGCGAGGACGCGCCGCACGCCGAAGCGGTCCACCGCCCGCCCGATCCACGGCAGTGCCAGCGCGCCGGCCAGCGTGCCGATCATGTAGGCGGTGGACACGGCCGACCGGCTGACGTCCAGGTCGGTGATGATGTGGTCGACGAAGACGGACATCCCGGCGGTCTGGCCGGGCCCGCTCAGTGCCATGACCGCACCGGTCATGGTGACCAGCGCCGCCGTCGTCGGCGCCCGGGACGGGGCCGGGGCGGGAGTGGTGTCCTCAGGTGCGGTGTTGTCGGACGCGGCCGGGGACAGGACGGCTCCTCAGACAGTGGGTGATCGGATGTCTCGGGGGCGGGCGGCGACACGGGTGGCTGCCCGTGCCGGCCCGGGGCCGGTCGGCGTCAGCCTTCCGAGGCGTCGGCACCGCCGGCCAGCAGGGGCTCCAGCACGGCGTCGGGGTACTCGCGCTCGATGACGCGCAGCCGCCACTTGTTGTGCACCAGCATCAGCAGCTCCGAGTCGGAGCGGCGCTGCATGACCTCGGCTCCGGACAGCGCGTGCAGCGTGGGAGCCCACGTCTCGTCGGTGCGGCGGGCGAGCGTGTAGTCCAGGTGGGACAGTTCGACCGTGGCGCGGAACTCGTTCTCCATGCGGTGTTTGACCACGTCGAACTGGAGCGGTCCGACCGCGGCCAGTACCGGCGCCTGGCTCCCGCGCACGTCGGAGGTGAGGACCTGCACCACGCCCTCGCTGTCCAGCTGGGCGATGCCGCGCTGGAACTGCTTGTAGCGGCTGGAGTCCACCGCCCGCACCACGGCGAAGTGCTCCGGGGCGAAGCTCGGGATCGGCGGGAACTCGACCTTGGGACCCTCGTAGAGGGTGTCGCCCACACTCAGCGCCTGGGCGTTGACCAGGGTGATCACGTCACCCGGGTAGGCGGTCTCGATGGTGTTTCGCTCGTTGCCGAACACGGCCTGGGTGTACTTGGTGGCGAACGGCCGGCCGGTGGTGGCGTGGGTGAGCACCATGCCTCGTTCGAACCGCCCCGAGCTGATCCGCAGGAAGGCCGTGCGGTCGCGGTGCGCCCGGTCCATGTTCGCCTGCATCTTGAACACCTGGCCGGAGAACGGGGCGGAGACGGGCCGTTCGGTCCCGGTGGTGTCCCGGTGTCCGCGCGGAGCGGGCGCCAGCCGCACCAGGACGTCCAGCAACTGGGAGATGCCGAAGTTCGGCAGGGCGGCGCCGAACAGCACCGGGGAGGACACCCCGGCCAGGAAGGACTCCTCGTCGAAGTCGGCGTCGAGCCCGGACAGGAGCTCCATCTCCTCCTGGGCCTGGGTCCAGGCCTCCTGCTCCAGCTCGGCCGCCCGCTGGGCGTCCATGGTCTCCTCGACGGCGCGCTCGGCGCCGCCGGAGGAGCGCTGCATCCTGGTGTAGTTGCCGCTCTCCCGGTTGAGGAGGCCGCGGAAGTCGCCGGCGATACCCACGGGCCAGTTCATGGGGGTGGGGTGCAGCCCGAGGCGCTGTTCGATCTCGTCCATCAGCTCCAGGGGCTCGCGGCCCGGCCGGTCCCACTTGTTCACGAAGGTGATCACCGGCACGCCGCGGCTGCGGCACACGTCGAACAGCTTCAGGGTCTGGGACTCCAGGCCCTTGGCCGAGTCCAGCAGCATGATGGCGCAGTCCACGGCGGACAGCACCCGGTAGGTGTCCTCGGAGAAGTCGGCGTGGCCGGGGGTGTCCAGGAGGTTCAGCACGCAGC is part of the Haloactinospora alba genome and encodes:
- a CDS encoding formate/nitrite transporter family protein, with product MGTDDSGQRADGTDSKGRHPGIREDQVESALDTMVAGGRPRLYRTFPELLASGTIAGVEISLGVVAFLAVEQATGSKLLAGIAFGVGFVVLLLGNSELFTEGFLVPVAVVAAKEASVWRLLRFWLITLVGNLLGGWITMWMVITAFPDLTDTAVKTGKTFAEAPLDLGGFLLSVLAGSVMTLLTRMRIGTENDVARIVASFVVAFLVAGLGLFHSILDTLFLFGGIHADASYGYAQWLSFFGWTVVGNMLGGLGLTTFLRLVRSHERLYEWRKARRPVQG
- a CDS encoding HdeD family acid-resistance protein — its product is MLDYLARHWWIFVVRGALAVLFGIVAIVWPGITLFALAVLFGVYAIVEGGAAAVSAYHTEGNNRIPLALEAAVGIVLGLLVLLLPGAGVVALAILIGTWAVITGVLEVLTAVKLREEIEGEWRYILGGALSVFFGLLVWFWPTAGAVVIAFIIGIYAIVFGVVLIALGLRVRRAGPDGGAPA
- a CDS encoding MFS transporter, with the protein product MTGAVMALSGPGQTAGMSVFVDHIITDLDVSRSAVSTAYMIGTLAGALALPWIGRAVDRFGVRRVLATVALAFGAFLLLLSSVRELVGLTAGFVGARALGQGGMTMISTTAVGIAVTRKRGTALGITAAAGNAGISFFPLLAERVIVELGWRWTFVAEAGLVWAVVLPIAWWGLRGVRRAPEEGESSDGTDGGDGSPAWPLRAIVRTSMFWAITSAVACSGLLTTAVFFHQVSVLGEQGLTPTQAAANFLPQTLAGLAASMAVSSATDRISPKLLVSAAMAVHAVTLAMLPLVSPGVTALAYGASLGAAASAARAVEAAAFPYYYGTNSLGTLRGLTQSVAVGSTAVGPLLLSAGYDLAGSYVPVVLVMAVPAALIAVLALFARTPRRPGTPAPAP
- a CDS encoding peptide chain release factor 3, which encodes MSATAEARNETHHDPDVAAEAGRRRTFAVISHPDAGKSTLTEALALHASAISSAGAVHGKGGRSGVTSDWMDMERSRGISITSAALRVDYDGCVLNLLDTPGHADFSEDTYRVLSAVDCAIMLLDSAKGLESQTLKLFDVCRSRGVPVITFVNKWDRPGREPLELMDEIEQRLGLHPTPMNWPVGIAGDFRGLLNRESGNYTRMQRSSGGAERAVEETMDAQRAAELEQEAWTQAQEEMELLSGLDADFDEESFLAGVSSPVLFGAALPNFGISQLLDVLVRLAPAPRGHRDTTGTERPVSAPFSGQVFKMQANMDRAHRDRTAFLRISSGRFERGMVLTHATTGRPFATKYTQAVFGNERNTIETAYPGDVITLVNAQALSVGDTLYEGPKVEFPPIPSFAPEHFAVVRAVDSSRYKQFQRGIAQLDSEGVVQVLTSDVRGSQAPVLAAVGPLQFDVVKHRMENEFRATVELSHLDYTLARRTDETWAPTLHALSGAEVMQRRSDSELLMLVHNKWRLRVIEREYPDAVLEPLLAGGADASEG